The following coding sequences lie in one Bradyrhizobium sp. G127 genomic window:
- a CDS encoding microcin C ABC transporter permease YejB, which produces MSAYIARRILLMIPTLLGILFVSFVVVQFAPGGPVERVIAQLSGSDTGASSRISGSSGGDFASRPQAGASADAVSSKYRGAQGLDPDFVKSLEKQFGFDKPAPERFALMLWNFAQFDFGKSYFRDVSVIQLIKEKLPVSMSLGIWMTLLTYLISIPLGIRKAMHDGSKFDVWTSGIIIIGFAIPGFLFAILLIILFAGGSFFDIFPLRGLTSDGWSTFPWYWKIIDYFWHITLPLISMALGAFATMTLLTKNSFLDEIRKQYVMTARAKGCSETQVLYGHIFRNAMLIVIAGFPSAFIHAFFSGSLLIETIFSLDGLGLLGFESVLNRDYPVVFGTLFIFSLVGLVVNLISDLAYMWIDPRIDFEAREV; this is translated from the coding sequence ATGAGCGCGTATATCGCCCGCCGCATCCTTTTGATGATTCCCACGCTGCTGGGCATTCTGTTCGTGTCCTTCGTGGTGGTGCAGTTTGCACCCGGCGGGCCGGTGGAACGGGTGATTGCGCAATTGTCCGGCTCGGATACCGGCGCCAGCTCGCGCATCTCGGGATCGTCCGGCGGCGATTTTGCTTCGCGCCCGCAGGCCGGCGCGTCGGCCGATGCCGTCAGTTCGAAATATCGCGGCGCGCAGGGTCTCGATCCAGATTTCGTGAAGAGCCTTGAAAAGCAGTTCGGCTTCGACAAGCCCGCGCCCGAGCGCTTCGCGCTGATGCTGTGGAATTTCGCGCAGTTCGATTTCGGCAAGAGCTATTTCCGCGATGTCAGCGTGATCCAGCTCATCAAGGAGAAGCTGCCAGTCTCGATGTCGCTCGGCATCTGGATGACGCTTCTGACGTATCTGATCTCGATTCCGCTCGGCATCCGCAAGGCCATGCATGACGGCTCTAAGTTCGACGTCTGGACCTCTGGCATCATCATCATCGGCTTTGCAATTCCAGGTTTCCTGTTCGCAATCTTGCTCATCATCCTGTTCGCGGGCGGATCGTTCTTCGACATCTTCCCGCTGAGGGGACTGACGTCCGACGGCTGGTCGACGTTTCCATGGTATTGGAAGATCATCGACTATTTCTGGCATATCACGCTGCCGCTGATCTCGATGGCGCTCGGCGCGTTCGCCACCATGACGCTGCTGACTAAGAACTCGTTCCTCGACGAAATTCGCAAGCAATACGTGATGACCGCGCGCGCCAAGGGCTGCAGCGAGACGCAGGTGCTGTATGGCCACATCTTTCGCAACGCGATGCTGATTGTGATCGCCGGATTCCCGAGTGCGTTTATTCACGCGTTCTTCTCCGGCTCGCTGCTGATCGAAACCATCTTCTCGCTCGACGGTCTCGGTCTTCTTGGATTTGAAAGCGTGCTGAATCGCGATTATCCGGTGGTGTTCGGCACGCTGTTTATCTTCTCGCTGGTCGGTCTTGTGGTCAATCTGATCTCGGATCTCGCCTATATGTGGATCGATCCGCGGATCGATTTCGAGGCGCGCGAAGTATGA
- a CDS encoding ABC transporter permease, whose protein sequence is MTIAPIPPVEATSQTPLGEAVPPSRHPLRLSPLNQRRWRNFKSNRRGYWSFWIFSFLFLISLFAELIANDRPFLIKFDGKLYFPAFINYSETTFGGDFETSADYRDPYLQKLIAEKNGTIVWPLIRYSYDTHNLDLPTPAPSKPTWMLTEAQCKPVVEKKGLKSCRDLEYNWLGTDDQGRDVVARLIYGFRISVLFGLALTIISSVVGIAAGGIQGYFGGWVDLLFQRFIEVWTAIPSLYLLLILSSVLVPGFFVLLGILLLFSWVSLVGLVRAEFLRGRNFEYIQAARALGVSNGTIMFRHLLPNAMVATMTFLPFIVSSSVMTLTALDFLGFGLPPGSPSLGELLSQGKSNVQAPWLGFTGFFSVAIMLSLLIFIGEGVRDAFDPRKTFR, encoded by the coding sequence ATGACGATCGCACCTATTCCGCCGGTCGAAGCTACGTCGCAGACGCCGCTGGGCGAGGCGGTGCCGCCGTCGCGACATCCGCTGCGCCTGTCGCCGCTTAACCAGCGGCGCTGGCGCAATTTCAAATCCAACCGCCGGGGCTACTGGTCGTTCTGGATTTTCTCGTTTCTGTTTCTTATCTCGCTTTTTGCGGAATTGATTGCCAATGATCGCCCGTTTCTGATCAAGTTCGACGGCAAGTTGTATTTCCCGGCTTTCATCAATTACTCGGAGACGACATTCGGCGGCGATTTCGAGACCTCCGCGGACTACCGCGATCCCTACCTGCAAAAGCTGATCGCCGAGAAGAACGGCACCATTGTTTGGCCGCTGATCCGCTACTCTTACGATACGCATAATCTCGACCTGCCGACGCCCGCGCCCTCGAAGCCGACATGGATGCTGACGGAAGCGCAATGCAAGCCGGTGGTCGAGAAGAAGGGCCTCAAGAGTTGCCGTGATCTCGAATACAACTGGCTTGGCACCGATGATCAGGGCCGCGACGTGGTCGCGCGGCTGATCTACGGCTTCCGCATCTCGGTGCTGTTCGGCCTCGCGCTGACGATCATTTCATCGGTGGTCGGCATCGCCGCCGGCGGCATCCAGGGTTATTTCGGCGGCTGGGTCGATCTCCTGTTCCAGCGCTTTATCGAGGTCTGGACCGCGATTCCGTCGCTCTATCTGCTGCTGATCCTGTCGTCGGTGCTGGTGCCGGGCTTCTTCGTACTGCTCGGAATCCTGCTGTTGTTCTCGTGGGTGTCGCTGGTCGGCCTGGTGCGCGCGGAATTCCTGCGCGGGCGCAATTTCGAATACATTCAGGCCGCGCGCGCGCTCGGCGTCTCCAACGGCACCATCATGTTCCGCCATCTGCTGCCCAATGCGATGGTGGCGACCATGACCTTCCTGCCGTTCATCGTGTCGTCTTCGGTGATGACGCTGACCGCTCTGGATTTTCTCGGCTTCGGTCTGCCGCCCGGTTCGCCGTCACTCGGTGAGTTGCTGTCGCAGGGCAAGTCCAATGTGCAGGCGCCGTGGCTCGGATTCACCGGCTTCTTCTCGGTGGCGATCATGCTGTCGCTTCTGATCTTCATCGGCGAGGGCGTGCGCGACGCCTTCGATCCGCGCAAGACGTTCAGGTGA
- a CDS encoding cytochrome c family protein, with protein sequence MDSFELNKIMGAVLGTCLVLLATNMAASAIFSPKTPEKPGFEIAVKEAEGTGGAAAAAAPAEPIEKLLQTASVEKGAAAAKKCASCHTFEKSGPNKVGPNLYGIVGDEVGHGRGGFNFSAAMKAKGGKWTYDDLNKFITNPKGAVPGTAMGFAGIQKDSERADLIAYLRTLADTPVPLPTASK encoded by the coding sequence ATGGACTCCTTCGAACTCAACAAGATCATGGGCGCAGTGCTCGGCACCTGCCTCGTTCTGCTTGCGACCAACATGGCTGCCAGTGCGATTTTCTCGCCGAAGACGCCGGAAAAGCCGGGTTTTGAAATTGCGGTGAAGGAAGCGGAAGGCACCGGTGGGGCTGCCGCTGCTGCAGCGCCTGCCGAGCCGATCGAAAAGCTGCTTCAGACCGCTTCGGTCGAAAAGGGCGCTGCCGCCGCCAAGAAGTGCGCCTCCTGCCATACGTTCGAGAAGAGCGGCCCGAACAAGGTCGGTCCGAACCTTTACGGCATCGTCGGCGACGAGGTCGGCCATGGCCGCGGCGGGTTCAACTTCTCCGCTGCCATGAAGGCCAAGGGCGGCAAGTGGACTTATGATGACCTCAACAAGTTCATCACCAACCCGAAGGGCGCCGTCCCCGGCACGGCGATGGGCTTTGCCGGCATCCAGAAGGACAGCGAGCGCGCTGACCTGATCGCCTATCTGCGCACCCTCGCGGATACGCCGGTGCCGCTGCCGACGGCGAGCAAGTAA
- a CDS encoding 3-deoxy-manno-octulosonate cytidylyltransferase has product MTEKRALVLIPARMAATRLPGKPLLDIAGLPMIVHVLRRAESARIGRVIVATDAPEIARAVTDHGGEAVMTRADHPSGSDRIFEALQALDPSGQIDTVINVQGDLPTIAPGDIRAVLAPLDDASVDIATLAAVIARDEEHTNPNVVKIVGSQLSATRLRALYFTRVTAPYGDGPRYHHIGLYAYRRSALARFVALPPSPLETREKLEQLRALEAGMRIDVTVVDTVPLGVDTPHDLETAQQMLAGKAP; this is encoded by the coding sequence ATGACCGAAAAACGCGCTCTGGTGCTGATTCCCGCCCGCATGGCCGCCACCCGCCTGCCGGGAAAGCCGCTGCTGGACATCGCCGGCCTGCCGATGATCGTCCATGTGCTGCGCCGCGCGGAATCCGCACGCATCGGCCGGGTGATCGTCGCCACCGATGCGCCGGAAATCGCCCGCGCCGTGACCGATCACGGCGGCGAGGCCGTCATGACCCGTGCTGATCACCCTTCCGGCTCCGACCGGATCTTCGAAGCGCTTCAGGCGCTCGACCCGTCAGGCCAGATCGACACTGTCATCAACGTGCAGGGTGACCTGCCCACCATCGCGCCCGGCGATATTCGCGCGGTTCTAGCTCCTCTCGATGACGCGAGCGTCGACATCGCCACGCTGGCCGCCGTGATCGCCAGAGACGAGGAACACACCAATCCTAACGTGGTGAAAATTGTCGGATCGCAGCTGAGCGCCACCCGTCTGCGGGCACTGTATTTCACCCGGGTGACCGCCCCTTACGGCGACGGCCCGCGCTATCATCACATCGGGCTTTATGCCTATCGCCGGTCCGCGCTGGCGCGATTCGTGGCACTGCCACCCTCCCCGCTGGAGACGCGCGAGAAGCTCGAACAGTTGCGGGCGCTGGAAGCCGGCATGCGGATCGATGTTACGGTGGTTGACACCGTCCCGCTGGGCGTCGATACGCCTCACGATCTCGAGACCGCTCAGCAGATGCTGGCAGGCAAGGCACCATGA
- a CDS encoding extracellular solute-binding protein has product MSISRRRILQSGAFVAAAPMLKAAGLDAVGSAQAQPAPAWRHALSLFGDIKYPADFKRFDYVNPDAPKGGLARQISIGTFDNFNIAVAGVKGNIAPAVGLLYETLMARSQDEATTQYGLLAESVSHPDDHSWVIYRLRKEARWNDGKPVTPEDVLFSMESLKKYSPMYSSYYKHVVKAEKVGPHDIKFTFDAPGNRELPTIVGELTVLPKHWWEGTDSEGRKRDIGATTLEKPLGSGPYAIKEFVAGRSVTLERVKNYWGEKTPTRIGQNNFDELRYEFFRDTTVSLEAFKADQADWIIESSAKNWATAYDFPAVTEKRVVLEEFPINDSGRMQGFAFNIRRPLFADKRVRRAFNYAFDFEEMNKQLFYGQYKRINSYFEGTELASSGIPQGREFEILKEVYGEIPPEVIAKPYENPVGGDPEKVRENRRQSTRLLKEAGYEVRDQKLVDKEGKQVSVEFLVSNPPAERIVLFYKPSLERLGINVTVRTVDDAQYQNRLRNFDYDIITDVWGQSLSPGNEQRDFWGSQSADVPGSRNSIGIKNPVVDKLIDKIIFADNRETLVAATKALDRVLLWHYYVVPQFTYGFMRYARWDRFSHAPLPKYARSGLPSLWWFDKDKADKIGRRS; this is encoded by the coding sequence TTGAGCATTTCCCGCCGCCGTATTCTCCAGAGCGGAGCTTTTGTTGCAGCGGCCCCGATGCTGAAGGCCGCGGGCCTCGATGCCGTCGGATCTGCGCAGGCCCAGCCGGCGCCGGCATGGCGTCATGCGCTGTCGCTATTCGGCGACATCAAGTATCCCGCCGATTTCAAGCGTTTCGATTACGTCAATCCAGATGCACCGAAAGGCGGACTGGCGCGGCAGATTTCCATCGGCACGTTCGACAACTTCAACATCGCGGTCGCCGGTGTGAAGGGCAACATCGCGCCTGCGGTGGGTCTGCTCTACGAGACGTTGATGGCGCGGTCGCAGGACGAGGCGACGACTCAGTACGGTCTTCTGGCCGAGTCGGTGTCGCATCCGGACGATCATTCGTGGGTGATCTATCGCCTGCGCAAGGAGGCGCGCTGGAATGACGGCAAGCCGGTGACGCCGGAAGATGTGTTGTTCTCGATGGAGTCGCTGAAGAAATACAGCCCGATGTATTCGTCTTACTACAAGCATGTGGTGAAGGCGGAGAAAGTCGGTCCGCACGATATCAAGTTCACCTTCGACGCGCCGGGCAATCGCGAATTGCCGACCATTGTCGGCGAACTGACGGTGCTGCCGAAGCACTGGTGGGAAGGTACCGACAGTGAAGGCCGCAAGCGCGACATCGGCGCGACCACGCTGGAGAAACCGCTCGGCTCCGGTCCCTACGCTATCAAGGAATTCGTCGCCGGTCGCTCCGTTACCCTGGAGCGGGTGAAGAACTATTGGGGCGAGAAAACTCCGACGCGGATCGGCCAGAACAATTTCGACGAACTGCGTTACGAATTCTTCCGCGACACCACGGTGTCGCTCGAGGCCTTCAAGGCCGACCAGGCCGACTGGATCATCGAGTCCTCCGCGAAGAACTGGGCGACGGCCTACGATTTCCCGGCGGTCACCGAGAAGCGCGTGGTGCTCGAGGAATTCCCGATCAACGATTCCGGACGGATGCAGGGCTTCGCCTTCAACATCCGTCGCCCGCTGTTCGCGGACAAGCGCGTGCGCCGGGCCTTCAACTATGCATTCGACTTCGAGGAAATGAACAAGCAATTGTTCTATGGCCAGTACAAGCGCATCAATAGCTACTTCGAAGGCACTGAACTGGCGAGCTCGGGCATCCCTCAAGGCAGGGAGTTCGAGATTCTGAAAGAAGTCTACGGCGAGATTCCGCCGGAGGTGATCGCCAAACCCTATGAAAATCCGGTCGGCGGTGATCCCGAGAAGGTGCGCGAGAACCGGCGTCAGTCGACCCGCTTGCTGAAAGAGGCCGGTTACGAGGTCCGCGACCAGAAGCTGGTGGACAAGGAGGGCAAGCAGGTCTCGGTGGAGTTTCTGGTCTCGAACCCGCCCGCCGAGCGCATCGTTCTGTTCTACAAACCCTCGCTCGAACGCCTCGGCATCAATGTGACGGTCCGTACCGTCGACGACGCGCAATACCAGAACCGCCTGCGCAACTTCGACTACGACATCATCACTGATGTCTGGGGCCAGTCGCTGTCACCCGGCAACGAGCAGCGCGATTTCTGGGGCTCGCAGTCCGCCGACGTACCAGGATCGCGCAACAGCATCGGCATCAAGAATCCGGTGGTGGACAAGCTGATCGACAAGATCATTTTTGCCGACAACCGCGAGACGCTGGTAGCGGCGACCAAGGCGCTCGATCGCGTCTTGCTGTGGCACTATTACGTGGTGCCGCAATTCACCTACGGCTTCATGCGATACGCACGCTGGGATCGCTTCAGCCACGCGCCGCTGCCGAAATATGCCCGGTCCGGTCTGCCCTCGTTGTGGTGGTTCGACAAGGACAAGGCCGACAAGATCGGCAGGCGTTCTTGA
- a CDS encoding cytochrome b, with protein MPQDRLAYRYSPTAQVLHWLTVLLVAIAWALGTFDDVLPKGAGQAAGLFVHISVGLAILVISIVRVPWRMTHTPAPEPTKFSTWMGRWSDPAARIAHYALYALLVAVPITGIALQFARGDSLPLFGLGEIASPWVADRAFARSVKEVHEVTANALVILACFHALAALLHHFVFRDRTLVRMLPPRDTP; from the coding sequence ATGCCGCAGGACAGATTGGCTTACCGATATAGTCCGACAGCACAGGTGCTGCACTGGCTCACGGTGCTGCTGGTCGCAATCGCGTGGGCCCTCGGCACATTCGATGACGTCTTGCCCAAGGGCGCTGGGCAGGCGGCTGGACTGTTCGTCCATATTTCGGTGGGCCTTGCGATCCTTGTCATTTCGATTGTGCGCGTGCCATGGCGCATGACCCACACGCCGGCGCCAGAACCGACGAAGTTCAGCACATGGATGGGGCGCTGGTCCGATCCAGCGGCGCGAATTGCACACTACGCATTGTATGCGCTGCTTGTCGCCGTTCCGATTACCGGCATTGCGCTCCAGTTTGCGAGGGGAGACAGTCTGCCATTGTTCGGCCTGGGTGAAATCGCTTCCCCCTGGGTCGCGGACCGTGCATTCGCCCGTTCAGTGAAAGAGGTTCACGAAGTCACGGCGAACGCGCTGGTCATTCTCGCATGCTTCCATGCGCTCGCGGCACTGCTCCATCATTTCGTCTTTCGTGATCGCACGCTGGTGCGCATGCTTCCGCCGCGCGATACTCCCTAG
- a CDS encoding VIT family protein: MRPLHRESHFIARIGWLRAAVLGANDGIISTASLVVGVAAASNSSSEVMVAGVAALVAGATSMAAGEYVSVSSQADTESADLAKERRELAEQPESELDELTNIYVDRGLTPSLAREVAVQLTAKDVFATHARDELGLSAHVVARPVQAALTSAATFAAGAALPLVMAVVSPPSRIPWIVSGGSLIALALLGAIGARTGGAGIFRPMLRVVFWGAVAMGATAAIGRLVGHAV; encoded by the coding sequence ATGCGCCCGCTCCATCGTGAATCGCATTTCATCGCACGCATCGGCTGGCTCCGCGCAGCGGTGCTGGGCGCAAATGACGGCATTATTTCAACGGCGAGCCTCGTCGTTGGTGTCGCCGCTGCATCCAATTCGTCAAGCGAAGTGATGGTGGCGGGCGTGGCTGCTCTGGTCGCGGGCGCCACGTCGATGGCGGCGGGCGAATACGTTTCGGTCAGTTCGCAAGCCGACACGGAATCGGCGGACTTGGCAAAGGAACGCCGTGAACTCGCGGAACAGCCTGAGTCGGAGCTGGACGAGTTGACGAATATTTATGTCGACAGAGGTCTCACGCCTTCGTTGGCGCGAGAGGTCGCAGTACAACTGACCGCGAAGGATGTGTTTGCCACTCATGCGCGCGACGAACTCGGCCTCTCCGCCCATGTTGTTGCCCGTCCTGTGCAGGCCGCGCTCACCTCGGCTGCTACATTTGCCGCCGGGGCTGCACTGCCGCTGGTCATGGCGGTGGTGTCGCCACCATCGCGGATTCCGTGGATCGTATCCGGCGGCTCACTCATCGCGCTCGCGCTTCTCGGTGCGATCGGCGCCCGGACGGGAGGCGCGGGAATTTTCAGGCCGATGCTGCGGGTCGTGTTCTGGGGCGCGGTCGCCATGGGCGCGACAGCCGCCATTGGCCGTCTTGTCGGCCATGCCGTGTAG
- a CDS encoding prephenate dehydratase, whose protein sequence is MTTPIKIAFQGEPGANSHIAIAEAFPDATPLPCATFEDALAAISSGEAALGMIPIENSVAGRVADIHHLLPQSNLFIVGEWFLPIRHQLMGPRGAKLDDIKTVESHVHAIGQCRRIIRKLGIRPIVAGDTAGAARIVADRGDKSCAAIASRLAADIYGLDILAEDIEDESHNTTRFVILAREQLWAAQGSGPLVTTFVFRVRNLPAALYKALGGFATNGVNMTKLESYMVEGNFFATQFYADVDGHPDDRNLAFALEELQFFSKELRIVGVYPAHPFRVAFSEKAE, encoded by the coding sequence ATGACCACACCGATCAAGATCGCCTTTCAGGGCGAACCCGGAGCGAACTCGCATATCGCGATCGCGGAAGCGTTTCCCGATGCGACGCCGTTGCCCTGCGCCACCTTCGAGGACGCGCTTGCGGCGATCTCGTCGGGAGAAGCCGCGTTGGGCATGATCCCGATCGAGAATTCGGTGGCCGGCCGCGTCGCCGACATTCATCACCTGCTGCCGCAGTCGAACCTGTTCATCGTCGGTGAGTGGTTCCTGCCGATCCGCCATCAACTGATGGGACCGCGCGGCGCCAAGCTCGACGACATCAAGACCGTCGAGAGCCACGTTCACGCCATCGGACAGTGCCGCCGCATCATCCGCAAGCTCGGCATCAGGCCAATTGTCGCCGGCGACACCGCGGGCGCGGCGCGCATCGTCGCCGACCGCGGCGACAAGAGTTGCGCGGCGATTGCCTCGCGGCTCGCCGCCGACATCTACGGCCTCGATATTCTGGCCGAGGACATCGAGGACGAGAGCCACAATACTACGCGCTTCGTTATCCTGGCGCGCGAACAGCTCTGGGCCGCACAGGGCTCCGGCCCGCTGGTGACGACGTTTGTGTTTCGCGTGCGCAACCTGCCGGCGGCGCTCTACAAGGCGCTGGGCGGCTTCGCCACCAACGGCGTCAACATGACCAAGCTGGAAAGCTACATGGTGGAAGGCAACTTCTTCGCCACGCAGTTCTATGCCGATGTCGACGGCCATCCCGACGACCGCAACCTCGCCTTCGCGCTGGAGGAATTACAGTTCTTCTCGAAAGAACTGCGGATCGTCGGCGTCTATCCGGCGCACCCGTTCCGCGTGGCGTTCAGCGAAAAGGCCGAGTGA
- a CDS encoding extracellular solute-binding protein, giving the protein MTGLSRRRVLVLGGSAMAAAWAQPVLAAGEGVDGVPDSHGMSAFGDLKYPADFRQFDYVNAAAPKGGVFSTIPSVRAYNTSFQTFNSLNSFILRGDGAAGMDQTFASLMVRAADEPDAMYGLVARSVKVSPDKLTYRFTLRPEAKFHDGSRLTAQDAAFSLNILKAKGHPIIQQQLRDMVKAEANDDATLTVTFAEKRGRDVPLYAAGLPIFSKAYYDKKPFDESTLEIPLGSGPYKVGRFEAGRYIEYDRVKDWWAKDLPVSRGAFNFDAVRYEFYRDRDVAFEGFTGRNYLYREEFTARIWNTRYDFPAIKDGRVKQEILPDDTPSGAQGWFLNMRRAQFKDPRVREALIQAFDFEWTNKTIMYGAYARTVSPFQNSDLMATGAPSPEELKLLEPFRGQVPDEVFGAPFLPPVSDGSGQDRTLLRKASQLLLDAGCLIKDGKRRLPNGDPFRIEFLLDEPAFQAHHAPYIKNLGVLGIDASVRLVDPVQYRARLDDFDFDLAIQRFSMSSTPGDAMRTFFSSQVADIKGSQNLSGIKSPALDALIERIIAANDRDELRIACRAFDRVFRAGRYWVPQWYSASHRIAYWDVFAHPPTIPRYAGSVGVPDLWWIDEAKAKKPEQAKPEQTKPGQAK; this is encoded by the coding sequence TTGACCGGGCTTTCGCGGCGACGGGTTCTTGTTCTTGGCGGCAGCGCGATGGCGGCGGCGTGGGCGCAGCCGGTGCTGGCCGCAGGCGAAGGCGTTGATGGCGTTCCCGATTCACACGGCATGTCCGCGTTCGGTGACCTGAAATATCCGGCGGATTTTCGTCAGTTCGACTATGTCAATGCCGCCGCGCCGAAGGGCGGCGTGTTCTCGACGATCCCGTCGGTGCGCGCCTACAACACCTCATTCCAGACCTTCAATTCGCTCAACAGTTTCATCCTCCGGGGCGATGGTGCTGCCGGGATGGACCAAACGTTTGCGTCGCTGATGGTCCGGGCCGCCGACGAGCCGGACGCAATGTACGGTCTTGTCGCGCGCTCCGTGAAGGTCTCACCGGACAAGCTGACGTATCGATTTACCTTGCGGCCGGAAGCGAAATTCCACGACGGCAGCAGGCTGACAGCACAGGATGCTGCGTTTTCCCTGAATATCCTGAAAGCGAAGGGCCATCCCATCATTCAGCAGCAATTGCGCGACATGGTGAAGGCCGAAGCCAACGACGACGCGACGCTGACGGTGACGTTTGCGGAAAAGCGCGGCCGCGATGTGCCGCTCTATGCCGCCGGATTGCCGATCTTCTCCAAGGCCTATTATGACAAGAAGCCGTTCGACGAATCCACCCTCGAGATTCCGCTCGGCTCCGGGCCTTACAAGGTGGGGCGCTTCGAGGCTGGGCGTTATATCGAGTATGATCGCGTCAAGGACTGGTGGGCGAAGGATCTGCCGGTGTCGCGCGGCGCATTCAACTTCGACGCCGTGCGCTACGAGTTCTATCGCGACCGTGACGTCGCGTTTGAAGGCTTCACTGGTCGCAACTATCTCTATCGCGAGGAGTTCACGGCGCGCATCTGGAACACGCGCTACGATTTCCCCGCCATCAAGGACGGCCGGGTTAAACAGGAGATTTTGCCCGACGACACGCCGTCGGGCGCGCAGGGCTGGTTTCTCAACATGCGGCGGGCGCAGTTCAAGGACCCGCGCGTGCGCGAGGCGCTGATCCAGGCGTTTGATTTCGAATGGACCAACAAGACCATCATGTACGGCGCCTATGCGCGCACGGTCTCGCCATTCCAGAACTCCGATCTGATGGCGACCGGCGCGCCGTCACCGGAGGAACTCAAGCTGCTTGAGCCGTTCCGCGGTCAGGTGCCGGACGAAGTGTTCGGTGCGCCGTTCCTGCCGCCGGTGTCCGACGGTTCGGGGCAGGACCGCACGCTGCTGCGCAAGGCGTCGCAACTGCTGCTCGATGCGGGATGTCTGATCAAGGACGGCAAGCGCCGGCTGCCCAATGGCGATCCTTTCAGAATCGAATTCCTGCTCGATGAGCCGGCGTTTCAGGCCCATCACGCGCCCTATATCAAGAACCTTGGCGTGCTCGGCATCGATGCCAGCGTGCGGCTGGTCGATCCGGTGCAGTATCGCGCGCGCCTCGATGATTTCGATTTCGATCTCGCGATCCAGCGCTTCAGCATGTCGTCCACGCCGGGCGATGCGATGCGGACGTTCTTTTCGTCGCAGGTTGCCGACATCAAGGGCTCGCAGAACCTGTCGGGTATCAAGAGCCCGGCGCTCGATGCGCTGATCGAGCGCATCATCGCCGCGAATGACCGCGACGAGTTGCGCATTGCCTGCCGGGCTTTCGACCGCGTGTTCCGCGCGGGCCGCTATTGGGTGCCGCAATGGTATTCGGCCAGCCACCGCATTGCCTATTGGGATGTCTTCGCCCATCCTCCGACCATCCCGCGCTATGCGGGCAGCGTCGGCGTGCCGGATCTCTGGTGGATCGACGAGGCCAAGGCGAAGAAGCCTGAGCAGGCCAAGCCTGAACAAACCAAGCCCGGACAGGCGAAGTAA